The Propionibacterium freudenreichii subsp. freudenreichii genome contains a region encoding:
- a CDS encoding IS481-like element ISPfr17 family transposase, producing MTHANAPLTPEGRRRLAVLVVEQGWSLRRAAERFQCSPATVKRWADRYRAGLPLIDRSSRPTSSPNRLSRKTEHRIVALRFTRRWGPHRIAYHLRLHRSTVGRVLARYKMPKLINIDQATGLPVRRPKPTRYEVAAPGQLVHVDIKKQGRIPDGGGWRAHGRGSMQDRHAGVARDKAARAGAAGSRGYRYLHHAVDDHSRIAYSEILDDERKETAAGFWTRANAFFAGLGVTVTAVMTDNGSCYRSGAFADALGDEVKHKWTRPYRPQTNGKVERFNRTLAVEWAYAKPYASEAERAAAYETWLHHYNHHRPHTGIGGQTPSARVHNVTGKYT from the coding sequence GTGACTCACGCTAACGCACCCTTGACACCGGAAGGGCGTCGTCGTCTTGCTGTTCTCGTCGTGGAACAGGGCTGGTCGTTGCGGCGGGCGGCGGAACGGTTCCAGTGCTCGCCCGCGACGGTGAAGCGGTGGGCCGACAGGTACCGGGCAGGGCTGCCGTTGATCGACCGTAGTTCGAGGCCCACCTCGTCACCGAACCGGCTTTCGCGTAAGACGGAGCATCGGATCGTCGCGTTGCGGTTCACTCGCCGGTGGGGTCCGCACCGGATCGCGTATCACCTGCGGTTGCACCGTTCCACGGTCGGTCGGGTGCTCGCCCGATACAAGATGCCGAAGCTGATCAACATCGACCAGGCCACCGGGCTGCCGGTTCGCCGCCCGAAGCCGACACGGTACGAGGTCGCCGCGCCGGGCCAGCTCGTGCACGTAGATATCAAGAAACAAGGCCGGATCCCCGACGGCGGCGGGTGGCGTGCCCACGGTCGCGGATCCATGCAGGACCGTCACGCGGGAGTGGCCCGCGACAAGGCAGCCCGTGCCGGGGCAGCCGGCTCTCGCGGCTACCGGTATCTGCACCACGCCGTGGACGACCACTCCCGGATCGCGTACTCAGAGATCCTTGACGACGAGCGCAAAGAGACCGCAGCGGGGTTCTGGACCCGCGCGAACGCGTTCTTCGCAGGCCTGGGCGTCACAGTCACCGCGGTGATGACCGACAACGGTTCCTGCTACCGGTCAGGCGCCTTCGCTGACGCGCTCGGCGACGAGGTGAAGCACAAGTGGACCCGGCCATACCGGCCGCAGACCAACGGCAAGGTCGAGCGGTTCAACCGAACCCTCGCCGTCGAGTGGGCCTACGCGAAGCCCTACGCCAGCGAAGCCGAGCGCGCCGCAGCCTACGAGACCTGGCTCCATCACTACAATCACCACAGACCCCACACCGGGATCGGCGGCCAGACTCCCTCAGCCCGCGTTCACAACGTCACGGGGAAGTACACCTAG